One genomic segment of Hevea brasiliensis isolate MT/VB/25A 57/8 unplaced genomic scaffold, ASM3005281v1 Scaf178, whole genome shotgun sequence includes these proteins:
- the LOC131176597 gene encoding transcription termination factor MTERF9, chloroplastic-like, with the protein MKNGFVGELLPELIVLNRTILKRGLDTHIKQSFEFLRSYLNDNDKIVAAIKRSSWLLTHDLEGRMQPNMDFLIKEGVPPHCLEKFITLQPRAIMQKKHRMVYAVNAVKNLGLQPTSRMFVHAVRVMISMSESTWKKKIELLKSIGWSEEKILSAFVRDPLCLACSEEKIKNVMDFYMNTMKLEPHTIIAYPKFLTYAVDKRLRPRYDVLKVLESKKLIEGNRKIEWLFTITEKNFMKNYVNRYADEVPGLLEMYVGANKAKYIDLKNERAGL; encoded by the coding sequence ATGAAAAATGGCTTTGTGGGTGAGCTTCTGCCTGAGCTTATCGTGTTAAATCGGACAATTTTGAAAAGGGGTTTAGATACTCATATCAAACAATCTTTTGAGTTCTTGAGATCTTATCTTAATGATAATGATAAAATTGTAGCGGCTATTAAGCGTTCTTCTTGGTTGTTGACGCATGATTTGGAGGGTAGAATGCAACCAAATATGGATTTCTTAATAAAAGAAGGCGTGCCTCCTCATTGCCTAGAAAAATTTATTACGTTGCAGCCAAGAGCTATAATGCAAAAGAAGCATAGGATGGTTTATGCAGTGAATGCTGTTAAAAATCTGGGCCTTCAACCGACGTCTCGTATGTTTGTACATGCTGTTAGAGTGATGATATCAATGAGTGAGTCTACTTGGAAGAAGAAAATTGAACTTTTGAAGAGTATTGGATGGAGCGAAGAAAAGATATTGTCGGCTTTTGTGCGAGACCCACTTTGTTTAGCTTGCTCAGAGGAGAAAATCAAGAATGTGATGGATTTCTACATGAACACTATGAAGTTGGAACCGCATACTATAATTGCGTATCCCAAGTTTCTTACGTATGCAGTTGACAAAAGGCTTCGTCCAAGATATGATGTTTTGAAGGTTTTGGAATCAAAGAAACTGATTGAAGGGAACAGGAAAATTGAATGGTTGTTCACAATAACTGAGAAGAATTTCATGAAGAATTATGTTAATAGGTATGCAGATGAAGTTCCAGGTTTATTGGAGATGTATGTTGGCGCCAACAAAGCTAAATATATAG